In a genomic window of Leucoraja erinacea ecotype New England chromosome 8, Leri_hhj_1, whole genome shotgun sequence:
- the dld gene encoding delta-like protein D, translating into MARHNLCLFITVFATLHQASPSGVFELKLQEFNNRKGLIGNANCCKGGTASNYGLPCECKTFFRVCLKHYQANISPEPPCTYGSALTPVLGSNSFSIPNAEAFNNPIRFPFSFTWPGTFSLIIEALHADPTDDLSTDNPDRLISRLATQRHLAVGDEWSQDVHISTRTELKYSYRFVCDEHYYGEGCSVFCRPRDDAFGHFSCGEKGEKMCNPGWKGTYCDESICLPGCDKQHGLCEKPGECKCGVGWQGRYCDECIHYPGCLHGTCQQPWQCNCQEGWGGLFCNQDLNYCTHHKPCKNGATCTNTGQGSYTCSCRPGFTGSNCETEINECDANPCKNGGSCTDLENQYSCTCPPGFHGKNCELSAMKCEDRPCFNGGRCSDRPTGGYSCQCPASYSGFNCEKKIDHCSSSPCTNDAQCVDIGNSYICQCRDGFMGRNCNIDADNCASLPCLNGGTCQDGVNDYTCTCLSGFNGKNCNISLSKCLNNPCHNGATCHERNDHYICQCAHGYGGLNCQFLLPEHPRDQTVIIDVKDKYTDAENKGQFPWVAVGAGIILVLMLLLGCAAVVVCMRVKLQKGQHQPDISKSEIETMNNLTDCHREKDISISIIAATQIKNTNKKVDLQSESSAERNGYKVKYPSVDYNLVHELKNEDFLKEENERGDVNTPESEHKNAPQHNGEPSERKQPESTYSASKDIKYQSVYVISEEKDECIIATEV; encoded by the exons ATGGCCCGTCACAACCTCTGCCTCTTCATCACGGTATTTGCCACGCTTCATCAG GCCTCCCCTTCTGGGGTGTTTGAGCTAAAACTACAAGAGTTTAACAATCGCAAAGGTTTGATTGGCAACGCGAACTGCTGCAAAGGCGGCACGGCTTCCAACTACGGGCTGCCTTGCGAATGCAAGACCTTCTTCCGTGTGTGTCTGAAGCACTACCAGGCGAACATCTCCCCCGAACCTCCGTGCACCTACGGCAGTGCCCTCACCCCTGTGCTCGGCTCCAACTCCTTCTCCATCCCGAACGCGGAAGCATTCAATAACCCCATTCGATTCCCCTTCTCATTCACCTGGCCG GGGACTTTCTCTCTGATAATCGAAGCCTTACATGCAGACCCCACCGATGACCTCAGCACAG ATAATCCGGATCGTCTTATCAGCCGCCTGGCTACCCAGAGACACCTCGCCGTGGGGGACGAGTGGTCGCAGGATGTCCATATTAGCACCAGGACAGAACTCAAATACTCTTACCGCTTCGTCTGCGACGAGCATTACTACGGGGAGGGCTGCTCCGTCTTCTGCcgccccagagatgatgccttcGGCCACTTCAGCTGCGGCGAAAAGGGTGAAAAGATGTGTAACCCGGGCTGGAAGGGGACCTACTGCGATGAAT CTATCTGCCTTCCTGGCTGCGACAAACAACACGGATTGTGCGAGAAACCTGGGGAATGCAA ATGCGGGGTGGGATGGCAAGGACGTTACTGTGATGAGTGCATTCATTATCCAGGGTGCCTTCATGGAACATGTCAGCAGCCTTGGCAATGTAACTGTCAGGAAGGATGGGGCGGTCTGTTTTGCAACCAAG ACCTGAATTATTGTACACATCACAAACCTTGCAAGAACGGAGCGACATGCACAAACACTGGTCAGGGGAGTTACACTTGTTCTTGCCGCCCTGGCTTCACTGGGTCCAACTGTGAAACAGAGATCAATGAATGTGATGCTAATCCCTGCAAAAATGGTGGAAGCTGCACA GATCTGGAGAACCAATATTCTTGTACCTGCCCACCTGGATTCCATGGGAAAAATTGTGAACTGAGTGCTATGAAATGTGAGGACAGGCCCTGCTTTAATGGAGGGAGATGCTCGGACAGACCTACTGGTGGATACAGCTGTCAATGCCCAGCCAGTTACTCTGGGTTCAACTGTGAAAAGAAAATTGATCACTGCAGTTCTAGCCCTTGCACCAATG ATGCTCAATGTGTTGACATTGGGAATTCCTACATATGCCAGTGTCGCGATGGCTTCATGGGCAGAAACTGTAATATTGATGCTGACAACTGTGCGAGTCTGCCTTGTCTTAATGGTGGAACATGTCAGGATGGAGTTAATGACTACACCTGCACCTGTCTGTCTGGATTTAATGGGAAGAACTGCAACATCTCTCTCAGTAAATGCCTCAACAACCCTTGCCACAACGGGGCGACTTGCCATGAAAGAAATGATCATTACATCTGCCAGTGTGCCCATGGGTATGGTGGCCTGAACTGCCAATTCCTGTTGCCAGAGCATCCTCGGGATCAAACTGTTATCATTGACGTTAAGGATAAATACACGGATGCTGAGAACAAGGGCCAGTTCCCGTGGGTTGCCGTGGGTGCTGGGATTATTTTGGTCCTGATGCTACTCTTGGGGTGTGCAGCAGTTGTTGTCTGCATGCGGGTAAAGCTTCAGAAGGGCCAGCACCAGCCTGACATCTCCAAGAGCGAGATTGAGACAATGAACAACCTTACTGATTGCCATCGTGAGAAAGACATTTCCATTAGCATCATTGCCGCCACACAGATCAAAAACACCAACAAAAAAGTGGACTTGCAAAGTGAAAGCTCTGCAGAGAGAAATGGCTACAAGGTCAAATACCCTTCAGTGGATTATAATCTGGTGCACGAGTTAAAGAATGAAGACTTCCTTAAGGAGGAAAATGAACGGGGAGATGTCAATACTCCGGAATCGGAGCACAAAAATGCTCCACAGCAcaatgg TGAACCATCAGAAAGGAAGCAGCCAGAGTCCACATATTCTGCCTCAAAAGACATCAAGTACCAGTCGGTATATGTCATATCAGAAGAGAAGGACGAATGTATAATTGCAACTGAG GTGTAA